The Clostridia bacterium genome includes the window ACTAAGAAGCGTGAAGAATTCAACCGCATGATTGACAAATGTATGGCCGGTAATATCGATATGATCATTACAAAGTCCATCAGCCGCTTTGCGCGAAATACTTTGGACTGTCTAAAATACATACGGCAGCTTAAAGATAAAAATATTCCCGTTTATTTTGAAAAGGAAAGCATAAACACCCTTGACTCAAAGGGTGAAGTTTTGCTTACCATTATGGCTTCACTTGCCCAACAGGAGAGCCAAAGCCTCTCACAAAATGTCAAGCTGGGCATTCAATACCGATACCAGCAAGGTCAGGTTATGGTAAATACCAAGTGGTTTTTGGGATACAAGAAGGACGAAAACGGACACCTTGTCATAGACGCCGAGCAGGCGGAAACTGTAAGGCGCATCTACCGAGAATACTTGGAAGGCAAAAGCGCGTTGCAAATTACGCGCGGACTTGAAGCGGACGGCATAAAAAACGGCGCGGGCAAAACACACTGGCATCCGAGCAACATTTACAAAATTTTGAGCAACGAAAAATACATAGGCGACGCCCTGCTTCAAAAGACTTATACGGTGGACTTTCTAAACAAAAAGCGGGTAAAGAACAAAGACATTGTTCCGCAATACTATGTGGAAAAAAACCACGAGCCCATTATCCCCCGCGAAATCTTTATGCGCGTTCAGGAAGAGCGGGCAAAAAGAAAGGTTGTCAGAACAAGCAACAACGGCACAAAGCGCGTGTTCAGTTGCGGAAAGCTTGCAAACACCGTAGTGTGCGGTAAGTGCGGCGAGTTTTACCGCCGTATTCATTGGTACAACCGCGGCAAAAAATCCATAGTTTGGAGATGCATCAGCAGACTGGAAAACACAGGGCTTTATTGTGATGCCCGCACCGTTTCGGAAGCAGATTTGGAAAAGGCGATAATAACCGCCATAAACAAAACGCTTTGCGACAAAGACGCTTTCCTTCAAAAGTTAAGGCAAAATATAGAAACGGTTATCAAAGAAGGAAAAAATCAGCCCCTTGCCGAAATAGACAAAAGGCTGGTATATCTGCAGGAAGAACTTCTCCGCCGCACCAACGCGCGAGCCGACTTTGAAGATGTGGCGCAAGAAATACACACGCTAAGAGAGCAAAAGCAAAAACTTCTTATGGAAAGCGCAAATCAGGTAGATGCCGAAAAGCGCATTGCCGATATGGAAAATTTCCTAAACGAACAGCCCACTGTCATTACGGAATATGACGACGCCCTTGTCCGCAAACTGATAGAAAAAGTCACTGTTTACGAGGATAAATTTGTGGTTGAGTTTAAATCGGGCGTAATGGTGGAGTAATGGTGAAAAGGTAAGAAAATCTTTAAGAAAATCTTATAGTAGTAAAAATTTATTTATTGTTTTTATAGGTATAGCAAAACTAATTCCATAAACGACATTGTTACTAGAATCTTTCAATCTAAAAGTAGTTAGTCCTATTAATTCTCCATATTTATTTAATAACGCCCCTCCACTATTACCCTCTGATATATTTAAATCACATTGAATTGCTGTAATTGTCTTTCCGTCTGCTTCAACAATTACATTGTTTTGAGCAACAATACCTTCCATTATGGATATTCCATAATTTTGGGCATTACCCATGGCATATATTTTATCTGCTATTAATATTTCTTTTTCGCAAATTGATATTGCATTTAATTTCTTATTTTCAATAATAATCGTTGCTAAATCTAATTCATAGTCTATTTTTTCTATAACAGCATAAGTATAGTCATTTTCCGTTGCCAATCTAATTTGAACATAATCAAAGGTTTTTATTTGAGTATTCTTTTTATAATAAAGAATATGAGCATTTGTTATGAGTTTATCTTCGTCAATTGCAACTGCAGAGCCATAAGATACGGTATCTTCGTCATCAAATGCTTTAATTTCCACAACTGAATTAATATTTATATTATAGATTTTGTTTGCGTCAACCTCATTATTATTAATAAGAAACACATAACAAACCACATTAGAAATTATTAAAACTACTATTAGTGAATATATTATGGATATATGAAATTTTTTATTCTTTACATTATTCATTTGCAGAAATTTATTTATTAATAAATATCAATTATGATTATACACTGAAGATTTTTATCTTCAGTTATTTGTGCATAAGCATTCTTTAAAAATTTAAATAGTGGCTTTTCTGTGTTATAATAACCAAATTGTAAAATTTTAGGCTCTTTGTCAAATGTTGGTGGGGGAAAATAAGTTAAGTAAGTAAATAATCTTTAGTATGTTTCCTATCCGGGCTAGCCCGGATAGGAATTTTTGCTTTTTTGGACTATCCGCAGTGCAGAATTCTGTTTCTGAACCTGGCAAAGTTTAGATAAGTCTGATTCTGCTACAAATTTGATATTTTTCTTTCATAACTATACAATTATTATTTTTCTTTATTTGTCAATTATATTATAAGATTACTTAGATTTGATTTTGCTACAATAGTTCACCCCAGTACAATTTATATCTCTATTCCCGTAAAAATTAAGCCCGTTATTTTTTCTTTTTTAATTTGAGTAAAAGCATTTGATAAAAAACTATATGTAATCTCACTATTATCAATATCACCGATTTGCAATATTTTTTGTGATTCATCATATAATATTTTTTTATTATTAAAATTTATGTATCCACCGCAACCTGCGGGTAAATCATCTATAGTATTTAATGCCAAAATTACATCTTTTATGTAATGAGGTAATTTTATATTAGCAGATAACATTTTGCTAAAAGATAAATCTCCGTCAAAAGCACCTATCCTTTTAGTTTCATTATCTATTGTAAAACTAAAAAACCTATCTTGTAAATACAAGGTGTAATCACCTCCACCATTAATTGATGACAAAATAATACTGTTATCAAATTTTTTACAAATAACTTTTATATTATGATATGCTTTTAAAGTTTCATTTGAAAATATTTCTTCTATTTTGAATTTATAATCACTATATAGATTTTTAACCATTTTTCTCTCCAAATTATGTTCTAAAAAGAAAATGAACAATGACCTTTTTAACTGGGTCAATTACTAACTCCCAAACCCCTTTTGTTACCCCTTTCGATGTA containing:
- a CDS encoding recombinase family protein, with amino-acid sequence TKKREEFNRMIDKCMAGNIDMIITKSISRFARNTLDCLKYIRQLKDKNIPVYFEKESINTLDSKGEVLLTIMASLAQQESQSLSQNVKLGIQYRYQQGQVMVNTKWFLGYKKDENGHLVIDAEQAETVRRIYREYLEGKSALQITRGLEADGIKNGAGKTHWHPSNIYKILSNEKYIGDALLQKTYTVDFLNKKRVKNKDIVPQYYVEKNHEPIIPREIFMRVQEERAKRKVVRTSNNGTKRVFSCGKLANTVVCGKCGEFYRRIHWYNRGKKSIVWRCISRLENTGLYCDARTVSEADLEKAIITAINKTLCDKDAFLQKLRQNIETVIKEGKNQPLAEIDKRLVYLQEELLRRTNARADFEDVAQEIHTLREQKQKLLMESANQVDAEKRIADMENFLNEQPTVITEYDDALVRKLIEKVTVYEDKFVVEFKSGVMVE
- a CDS encoding S1C family serine protease, whose product is MEIKAFDDEDTVSYGSAVAIDEDKLITNAHILYYKKNTQIKTFDYVQIRLATENDYTYAVIEKIDYELDLATIIIENKKLNAISICEKEILIADKIYAMGNAQNYGISIMEGIVAQNNVIVEADGKTITAIQCDLNISEGNSGGALLNKYGELIGLTTFRLKDSSNNVVYGISFAIPIKTINKFLLL